ttgagaaatgcttattgaagttttcgataatcatggatttatcggtggtgaccgtgttacctagcctcagtgcagtgggcaggtgggaggaggtgctcttgttctccatggacttcacagtgtcccagaactttttggagttggagctacaggatgcaaacttctgcctgaagaagctggccttagctttcctgactgactgcgtgtattggttccggacttccctgaacagttgcatatcccggggactattcgatgctattgcagtccgccacaggatgtttttgtgctggtcgagggcagtcaggtctggggtgaaccaaggactgtatctgttcttagttctgcattttttgaacggagcatgcttatctaaaatggtaaggaagttacttttaaagaatgaccaggcatcctcaactgacgggatgaggtcaatgtccttccaggatacccgggccaggtcgattagaaaggcctgctcacagaagtgttttagggagcgtttgacagtgatgaggggtggtcgtttgactgcggctccctagcggatacaggcaatgaggcagtgatcgctgagatcctggttgaagacagcggaggtgtatttggagggccagttggtcaggatgacgtctatgagggtgcccttgtttacagagttagggttgtacctggtgggttccttgatgatttgtgtgagattgagggcatctagcttagattgtaggactggcggggtgttaagcatatcccagtttaggtcacctaacagaacaaactctgaggctagatgggggcgatcaattcacaaatggtgtccagggcacagctgggagctgagtgagggggtcggtagcaggcggcaacagtgagagacttatttctggagagagtaattttcaaaattagtagttcgaactgtttgggtatggacctggaaagtatgacattactttgcaggctatctctgcagtagactgcaactcctccccctttggcagatctatcttgatggaagatgttatagttgggtatggaaatctctgaatttttgagccaggattcagacacagcaaggacatcagggttagcagagtgtgctagagcagtgagtaaaacaaacttagggaggaggcttctgatgttgacatgcatgaaaccaaggcttttacgatcacagaagtcaacaaatgagggtgcctggggacatgcagggcctgggtttacctccacatcacccgcggaacagagaaggagtagtatgagggtgcggctaaaggctatcaaaactggtcgcctagagcgttggggacagagaataagaggagcaggtttctgggcatggtagaatatattcagggcatagtgcgcagacaggggtatggtggggtgcgggtacagcgggggtaagcccaggcactgggtgatgatgagagaggttgtgtctctggacatgctggttgtaatgggtgaggtcaccgcatgtgtgggaggtgggacaaaggagttgtcaggggtatgaagagtagaactaggggctccattgtgaactagaacaatgataactaacctgagcaacagtatacaaggcatattgacatttgagagagacatacagcgaggcatacagtaatcacaggtgttgaattgggaaagctagctaaaacagtaggtgagacaacagctaatcagctagcacaacaacagcaggtaaaatggtgttgactaggcaacggggccgacagataaaacataaacaagcagaatggagtaccgtgattaatggacagtccagagtgcatcagctatgtagccaagagatcagtgtccagggggcagcggtggatggggcagggaagctggactggcgagtgttatccaggtgggtgggtggtggggaggggggtgggtgggaggaggaggaagggacggggtgggaggaggaggaggaggaagggacggggtgggaggaggaggaggaggaagggacgggatgggaggaggaggaggaagggacgggggtgggaggaggaggaggaggaagggacggggtgggaggaggaggaggaggaggaagggagggaggaggaggaggaggaagggggggaggaggaggaggaagggacgaggaggaggaggaggaggaggaagggacggggtgggaggaggaggaggaggaggaagggacggggacgggggaggaggaggaagggacggggtgggggagggaggaggaggaggaagggacggggacgaggaggaggaagggacgggggggggtgggaggaggaggaggaggaagggacggggtgggaggaggaggaggaggaagggacggggtgggaggaggaggaggaagggacggggtgggaggaggaggaggaagggacgggggtgggagggaggaggaggaggaggaagggacggggtgggggaggaggaggaggaagggacggggtgggaggaggaggaggaggaggaggaggaagggacggggtgggaggaggaggaggaagaggaagggacgGGGTGGGCACTTGTTCTCTTCTCttaccagtcatttcctttcaaatcagtgaTCAGAAATATGGTAATAACTACCCCTAGGCCACGCCTCCACCAACCCAATGGTTTTAGATCAGTGGGAAGTAGTGAAGGAGTGAACACTTCAGGAGAAAGGTGATATGATTGGGACGCACAGCCAGTTTCAGTATAACAGCGTCCATTTTGGGCATGATGAACGTGCtcagtttctctccctctatggcTTTCACCCCAGTTTACAACCCAAGAAGCCATTTTGGGGCAACTTGTCCTCAGTTTCTCTTCCTCTATGGCTTTCACCCCAATTTACAACCCGAGAAGCCATTTTGGGGCAACTTGTCCTCAGTTTCTCTTCCTCTATGGCTTTCACCCCAGTTTACAACCCAAGAAGCCATTTTGGGGCAACTTGTCCTCAGTTTCTCTTCCTCTATGGCTTTCACCCCAATTTACAACCCGAGAAGCCATTTTGGGGCGACTTGTCCTCATTCTTCCTACTAACAGTGTAATGGAAATGTTTCCCTCCAGGCTAAGAGTTCTGGTAAGTTCTCAGAGGAGGAGATGCAGAGTCTGAAGAGGGAGTTTCAACACCACAAGGACAAGATCAGCGAGTATAACATCGTCATGGATACCGTCAGCCGCACGGAGGGTGAGAGGGCTTTTTTACGCTCCTTCTCGTTCTTCTCTTttgtctgtcgttctgcctctctgctcttctctctctctctctctcttctctctctctcctcttctcttctctctctctcctcttctcttctcctcttctctctcttctctctctctcctctctcttctctctctctctctctcttctctctctctcttctctctctctctcttctctctctcttctctctctctcttctctctctctctctcttctctcttctctctctctctctctctctctctctctctctctcttctctctctctcttctctctctctctctctctctctcttctctctctctctctctcctctctctctctctctctctctctctcctctctcctctctcttctctctcctctctcctctctcctctctcctctctcctctctcttctctctcctctctctctctcccctctcctctctctcctcttctcctttcctctcccctagTGATTATCAGTGTTACCCAGTGATGAAATGTCACTTGGTTTAGGTTGAATTATAATGTAGTTGTTTGACAGCTGGTGATTggtggttttctccaccaacagttagtagaggcagtgattggtggttttctccaccaacagttagtagaggcagtgattgtagtggttttctccaccaacagttagtagaggcagtgattgtagtggttttctccaccaacagttagtagaggcagtgattgtagtggttttctccaccaacagttagtagaggcagtgattgtagtggttttctccaccaacagttagtagaggcagtgattgtagtggttttctccaccaacagttagtagaggcagtgattagtggttttctccaccaacagttagtagaggcagtgattgtagtggttttctccaccaacagttagtagaggcagtgattagtggttttctccaccaacagttagtagaggcagtgattgtagtggttttctccaccaacagttagtagaggcagtgattgtagtggttttctccaccagcagttagtagaggcagtgattgtagtggttttctccaccaacagttagtagaggcagtgattgtagtggtttaCTCCAGTAAGAcagtagaggcagtgattgtagtggttttctccaccaacagttagtagaggcagtgattgtagtggtttaCTCCAGTAAgacagttagtagaggcagtgattgtagtggttttctccaccaacagttagtagaggcagtgattgtagtggtttactccaccaacagttagtagaggcagtgattgtagtggtttaCTCCAGTAAgacagttagtagaggcagtgattgtagtggttttctccaccaacagttagtagaggcagtgattgtagtggttttctccaccaacagttagtagaggcagtgattgtagtggttttctccaccaacagttagtagaggcagtgattgtagtggttttctccaccaacagttagtagaggcagtgattggtggttttctccaccaacagttagtagaggcagtgattggtggttttctccaccaacagttagtagaggcagtgattgtagtggttttctccaccaacagttagtagaggcagtgattgtagtggttttctccaccaacagttagtCACTCTGGATAACACTGTCTGCTAAACGACCTTCATGTATTTGTtgattgtctgcctgtctgtcttctttCCCTCCTCatccgtccctccctcctccaatcccgtcctactctccctcctcatcgtccctccctcctccaatcccgtccttctctccctcctcatccgtccctctctcctctaatcccgtctctctccatcccatctcctcaaatcccgtctctctccatcccatcccctccaatcccgtctctctccatcccatcccctccaatcccgtctctctccatcccctccaatcccgtctctctccatcccatcccctcccccgtctctctccatcccatccctcccccgtctctctccatcccatccccgtctctctccatcccatcccccgtctctctccatcccatcccctccccccgtctctctccatcccatcccctcccccgcctctctccatccccctcccccgcctctctccatcccctcccccgcctctctccattccatcccctcccccgcctctctccattccatcccctcccccgtctctctctatcccctctctctctccatcctctccccatctctctccatcccctccctctctcccccgtctctctctatcccatcttctctatcccctctccatccctcccccatctctctgtctcccctcctctctccatcctctcccctccctctctccatcctcgcccctccttctctccatcccatcccctccccatctctctccatcccctccccatctctctccatcccctccccatctctctccatcccctccccatctctctccatcccctccccatctctctccatcccctccccatctctctccatcccctccccatctctctccatcccctccccatctctctccatcccctccccatctctctccatcccctccccatctctctctatccccatctctctccatcccctccctctctccatcccccatctctctccatcccctccctctctccatcccctccctccctctcccccatctctctccatcccctccccgtctctctccatccccatctctctccatccctcccctctccccagcccctcccctccctctccctctcccctccctctctccatccctccctctctccatccccatctctctccatccccatctctctccatccccatctctctccatccccatctctctccatccccatctctctccatccccatctctctccatcccctccctctctccatcccctccctctccccatctctctccatcctctccccatctctctccatcccctccctctctccatcccctccctttcccctccctctctccatcccctccctctcccctccctctctccatcccctccctctcccctccctctctccatcccctccctctctccatcccctccccatcccctccctctccatcccctccctctctccatcccctcccccatctctctccatcccatcccccgtctctctccatcccatcccccgtctctctccatcccatcccctccccgtctctctccatcccatcccctcccccgcctctctccatcccctcccccgcctctctccattccatcccctcccccgcctctctccattccatcccctctcccccgtctctctctatcccctctctctctccatcctctccccatctctctccatcccctccctctctcccccgtctctctctatcccatctctctctatcccctctccatcccctcccccatctctctgtctcccccctccctctctccatcctctcccctccctctctccatcctcgcccctccttctctccatcccatcccctccccatctctctccatcccctccccatctctctccatcccctccccatctctctccatcccctccccatctctctccatcccctccccatctctctccatcccctccccatctctctccatcccctccccatctctctctatccccatctctctccatcccctccctctctccatcccccatctctctccatcccctccctctctccatcccctccctccctctcccccatctctctccatcccctccccgtctctctccatccccatctctctccatcccctccctctcccccatccccccccctccctctccctctccctccctctctccatccctccctctctccatcccccatctctctccatcccccatctctctccatccccccatctctctccatccccatctctctccatccccatctctctccatccccatctctctccatccccatctctctccatccccatctctctccatccctccctctctccatcccctccctctcccccatctctctccatcctctccccatctctctccatcctctccccatctctctccatcccctccctctctccatcccctccctttcccctccctctctccatcccctccctctcccctccctctctccatcccctccctctcccctccctctctccatccctccctctctccatcccctccccatcccctccctctccatcccctccctctctccatcccctcccccatctctctccatcccctcccccatctctctccatcccctccctctctccatcccctccctctctccatcccctccctccctctccctcatctctctccatcccctccccctctataGAGATCCATAAGAATGTGATCTCTCCATTAGAAGGGGAAGTTAAACAACATGTCCTGCATCAGAAACACACCGACCTGAAGGACAAGATGAGGTGTGTAttaacggtgtgtgtgtctgtctgtgtgtattaacggtgtgtgtgtctgtctgtgtgtattaacggtgtgtgtgtctgtctgtgtgtattaacggtgtgtgtgtgtgtctgtgtgtattaacggtgtgtgtgtgtgtgtgttttaacggttgtgtgtgtgtgttttaatggttGTGTGTTTTAACGGTTGTGTGTGTTttaacggttgtgtgtgtgtgttttaacggtgtgtgtgtgttttaacggttgtgtgtgtgtgtttgtgtgttttaatgGTTGTGTGTTTTAACGGTTGTGTGTGTTttaacggttgtgtgtgtgtgttttaacggtgtgtgtgtgtgttttaacggttgtgtgtgtgtgttttaacggtgtgtgtgtgtgttttaacggttgtgtgtgtgtgttttaacggtgtgtgtgtgtgttttaacggctgtgtgtgttttaacggttgtgtgtgttttaacggttgtgtgtgtgtgtgtgttttaatggttgtgtgtgtgtgtgttttaatggttGTGTGTtttaatggttgtgtgtgtgtgtgtgtgttttaatggttGTGTGttttaatggtgtgtgtgtgtgtgttttaatggttGTGTGTtttaatggttgtgtgtgtgtgtgtgtgttttaatggttGTGTGTtttaatggttgtgtgtgtgttttaatggttgtgtgtgtgtgtgtgtattaacggtgtgtgtgtgtgtgtgtgtgtgtgtgtgtgtgtgtgtgtgttttaatggttgtgtgtgtgtgtgttttaatggttgtgtgtgtgtgtgttttaatggttgtgtgtgtgtttgtagggatCTGAACCAGGGCTTTGAACGCCTGAGGAAACTCAGCTATGAGGGCTTCAGCGAGGACAGCGGTgagtggtacacacacacacacacacacacacacacacacacagttgggtGTGACTAGTTGTgatgtccccctccctcctctccagagTTTAAAGAGCCCAGGGTGATAGAGCTGTGGGAGATGGCACAGAGAGCCAACCTGACTGGGGATGAACTGGACTcgctcaaggtgtgtgtgtgttctttccaTATCTGTTTTAAAGTGATCACTTTTCACAGTCTGGATCATAATGTTCTGTCCGGTttgggtgtctctctccctgtgtgtgtgtgtgtgtgtgtgtgtgtgtgtgagatcaggAGGAACTGAAGCACTTTGAGACCAAGGTAGAGAAGCACAGCCACTACCAGGTAACCAATCAATATCAATTATTAATAAATccgttttttttccctcatcgatctacacacaataccccataatgacatcacaataccccataatgacatcacaataccccataatgacatcacaataccccataatgacatcacaataccccataatgacatcacaataccccataatgacatcacaataccccataatgacatcacaataccccataatgacatcacaataccccataatgacaaagcaaaaacaactaaaatatgacatttacataagtattcagaccctttactcagtactttgttgaagcacctttggcagcgatcacagcatcgagtcttcttgggtatgacgctacaagcttggcacacctgtatttggggagtttctcccattcttctctgcagatcctctcaatctctgtcaggttggatggggagaattgctgcacagctatttttaggtctctccagagatgtttgatcatgttcaagtctgggctctgactcggccactcaaggacattcagagacttgtcccgaagccactcctgcgttgtcttggctgtgtgcttagggtcgttgacctgttggaaggtgaaccttcgccccagtctgaggtcatgagctctctggagcaggttatcaaggatctctctgtacttcactccgttcatctctccctcgatcctgactcgtctcccagttccctgctgctgaaaaacatccccatagcatgatgctgccacctccatgcttcaccgtagggatgttgccaggtttcctccagacttgttGTTCATGGTCTGggaatctttaggtgccttttggaaaactccaagcaggctgtcatgtgccttttactgaggagtggcttccgtctgtcctctctaccatacaggcctgattggttttcccatctccacagaggaacactagagctctgtcagagtgaccatcgggttcttggtcacctccctgaccgaggtccttctcccccgattggtcagtttggccgtgcggccaggaagagtcttggtggttccaaacttcttccatttcagaatgatggaggccactgtgttcgtggggacctttaatgctgcagatatgtttcggtacccttccccagatctgtgcctccacacaatcctgtctcagggctctacggacaattccttcaacatcatggcttggtttttgctctgacatgtactgtcaactgtgggacctttatacagacaggtgtgggcctttccatatcgtgtccaatcaactgaatttaccacaggtggactccaatcaagttgttgaaacatctcaaggatgatcaatggaaacaggatgcaactgagctacatttagagtctcatagcaaagggtttgaataaataatgtatttcatttttttattttggtTACATTTGAAAAGATTTAGGAATTGTTGTTactcaatccattttagaataaggctgtaacgtaacaaaatgtggaaaaagtcaaggtctgaatacttcctgaagacactgtcttttattgatgtcCCAAATGGACCCTTACGCCCTTAAGGCACTTAGAGATCTGAGAGGGTTTGACAGGTGTAAGCTATATGGTGCATCCACCAAGCAAGTGCCTAGGGCGTAGGGTCCATTTGGGATAGGACCACtcactttctcctccctctcccccctactctcctccccctgcctctctctccccctgctcctctccaccctgcctctctctcccccctctccccctgctcctctccaccctgcctctctctccctctccccctgctcctctccaccctgctcctctctccctctccccctgctcctctccaccctgctcctctctccctctccccctgctcctctccaccctgcctctctctccctctccccctgctcctctccaccctgcctctctctccctctccccctgctcctctccaccctgcctctctccctctccctctctccccctgctcctctccaccctgcctctctctccctctccccctgctcctctccaccctgcctctctctccctctccccctgctcctctccacccctgcctctctctccctctccccccttttcctctccccctgcctctctctctccccctgcctctctctccccctgctcctctccaccctgcctctctctccctctctccccctgctcctctccaccctgcctctctctccctctccccctgctcctctccaccctgcctctctctccctctccccctgctcctctccaccctgcctctctctccctctccccctgctcctctccaccctgcctctctccctctccccctgctcctctccaccctgctcctctccctccctctccccctgctcctctccaccctgctcctctctccctctccccctgctcctctccaccctgcctctctctccctcccccccccctgctcctctccaccctgcctctctctctcctctcccccctgctcctctccaccctgcctctctctccctctccccctgctcctctccccctgcctctctctctctcccccccttttcctctccccctgcctctctctctctctcccccttttcctctccccctgcctctctctctccccctgctcctctccaccctgcctctctctctctccccctgctcctctccaccctgcctctctctctctccccctgctcctctccaccctgcctctctctctccccctgcctctctccccctcctcaggaACAGTTGGAATTATCCCACCAGAAGCTGAGACATGTAGAAGCTCTAGGAGACAACGACCACATCCTGAGAAACCAGGAGAGATACAATAACCTGGCCGAGAAGACCAGAGAGATGGGATACAAGGTAGGAGAGATACAATAACCTGGCAGAGAAGACTAGAGACAATAACCTGGCCGAGAAGACTAGAGATGTGGTAGGAGAGAGACAATAACCTGGCAGAAGACCAGAGAGATGTGGTACAAGGTAGGAGAGACaacctggcagagagagaggttagaagaTAGGAGAGAGACAATAACCTGGCAGAGAAGACCAGGGAGATTTGTTGtaatgcctctctctctttctccctcagatGAAGAAGCACATGCAGGATTTAACCAGCAAGATCTCCCGTAAAGGACTGGACCGTAACGAACTGTAAGGGGTTCCTCAGACGAGGCCCGGTGGGGGGGGGTTTAACCAGCAAGATCTCCCGTAAAGGACTGGACCGTAACGAACTGTAAGGGGTTCCTCAGACGAGGCCCGGTGGGGGGTTTAACCAGCAAGATCTCCCGTAAATGACTGGACCGTAACGAACTGTAAGGGGTTCCTCAGACGAGGCCCGGTGGGGGGTTTAACCAGCAAGATCTCCCGTAAAGGACTGGACCGTAACGAACTGTAAGGGGttcctggcagagagagaggttagacagACGAGGCCCGGTGGGGGGTTTAACCAGCAAGATCTCCCGTAAAGGACTGGACCGTAACGAACTGTAAGGGGTTCCTCAGACGAGACCAGGGGGGGTTTAACCAGCAAGATCTCCCGTAAATGACTGGACCGTAACAGAGAAGACCAGAACTGTAAGGGGTTCCTCAGACGAGGCCCGGTGGGGGGTTTAACCAGCAAGATCTCCCGTAAATGACTGGACCGTAACGGGTTCCTCAgacgagggggggggggggcggcGACAGAAGGCTGTGTGTTTTCAACATCAGGACTCGAAACAACAAATGAAGTCTTCGTGTTTTTCTTGCCACAGTGATTCAGAGTGTGGCGATGCTGCTGTCATGACAACCCTACGATGAACTGCTAATCTGCctgtctatatatacacacacacacacacacacacacacacacacacacacacacacacacacacacacacacacacacttccgtcCACATTACTCTTTTGTAGACTACTTTAATGAAATCAGTGTTTTTCCGCGTAAATCTCATTTGTGATTGTATCATTTTAATAATGATGAGCTTGCTtctatctcaaatggcaccctattccctacatagtgcactacgtttgaccagggccctatggaagtagtgtactgtgtagggaatagggtgccatttgggatggggaACGTGTCTTTCAGTGACACTACTTGTTTtgtgtaaatatgtgtgtgtatatatatatatatacctattgTAGGTATATCTGATTATGTCCGTGtaccaaatgtcaccctattccctacatagtgcactacttttaaccagagccccgTACATTCTTGATCAAACCACCTAATAACTTTGATCAATAGTTTCATTATGAAAGTAtttgagacaaccacatattacCACCATCGAACCCTTCTAGGGAAATAGCTGCGTCACCATAGTAACACGTGGTATCAGTGGATTTGACGACATCGCCATAGTAACACGCGGTATCAGTGGATTTGACGACAGTGGATTTGACGACATCGCCATAGTAACACATAGTATCATTGGTATATCAGCAAATCTCAAGAACTCCTCCGTGACCTTTGGCCtagtggtgaaatccctgagcggtttccatCCTCTCTGGCAACTCGGTTAGGACGGACTTCTGAATCTttcgtagtgactgggtgtgttgatattcaatgtctgctttcagTTTTTTTAAATTCATCTACCAGAATTGGTGCCCTTCTTTTGCGAGGTGTTattgt
This DNA window, taken from Oncorhynchus tshawytscha isolate Ot180627B unplaced genomic scaffold, Otsh_v2.0 Un_contig_6275_pilon_pilon, whole genome shotgun sequence, encodes the following:
- the LOC121843306 gene encoding alpha-2-macroglobulin receptor-associated protein-like isoform X2; its protein translation is MKFGCLFAVLCLAVGAIAGKYSREMNDQKPSVDGKSTVEFRIAKLNQVWEKATRMQLPPVRQAELHSDLKIQEKDELQWKKSKAEGMDENGEREAKLRRGFNVILAKYGMDGKKDTRPLESNNLKDHDIREGDMFDDPRLDKLWNKAKSSGKFSEEEMQSLKREFQHHKDKISEYNIVMDTVSRTEEIHKNVISPLEGEVKQHVLHQKHTDLKDKMRDLNQGFERLRKLSYEGFSEDSEFKEPRVIELWEMAQRANLTGDELDSLKEELKHFETKVEKHSHYQEQLELSHQKLRHVEALGDNDHILRNQERYNNLAEKTREMGYKMKKHMQDLTSKISRKGLDRNEL
- the LOC121843306 gene encoding alpha-2-macroglobulin receptor-associated protein-like isoform X1, whose translation is MKFGCLFAVLCLAVGAIAGKYSREMNDQKPSVDGKSTVEFRIAKLNQVWEKATRMQLPPVRQAELHSDLKIQEKDELQWKKSKAEGMDENGEREAKLRRGFNVILAKYGMDGKKDTRPLESNNLKDHDIREGDMFDDPRLDKLWNKAKSSGKFSEEEMQSLKREFQHHKDKISEYNIVMDTVSRTEEIHKNVISPLEGEVKQHVLHQKHTDLKDKMRDLNQGFERLRKLSYEGFSEDSEFKEPRVIELWEMAQRANLTGDELDSLKEELKHFETKVEKHSHYQEQLELSHQKLRHVEALGDNDHILRNQERYNNLAEKTREMGYKMKKHMQDLTSKISRKGLDRNEL